The Salvelinus sp. IW2-2015 linkage group LG15, ASM291031v2, whole genome shotgun sequence genome includes a region encoding these proteins:
- the aldh3b4 gene encoding aldehyde dehydrogenase family 3 member B1 isoform X4: protein MKTRLLECMELLKRARAAFQAGRAFDESFRQVQLEALVRMLVEHECDFVDALGRDLHKPRFETVVSELILVKNEALHAINNLKKWMEPQQVERNLTTTLDECLVVFEPLGVVLIVGAWCSPVQLCLVPLVGAIAAGNCVILNPSECSSHTSELLHHLIPSYLDNECYHVTLAGVNDLTEIVDLKFDHVFFTGNRGDGGRVAQAAARTLTPVTLVLSGGKNPCYVDQQCDITTTARRITWARFHNAGQSMVAPDYVLCHAEVKTQLLQALRCCLLQFYGSDPQESRSFGRIVNLENLHRTTDPLRRSGKVAVGGQVNEADKYIAPTILCDVIDSDPIMQQEVFGPVLPILTVNSIDEAISFISRREKPLCVYAYSSNSKVISRLMSETSSGSFCSNDSVLQSLMVVLPFGGVGASGMGSYHGRYSFDTFSHRKSCLLRNTCIECVTYLRYPPYEERNLSLMTWASSLSQKSQGWCQIL from the exons ATGAAGACCCGTCTTTTAGAGTGTATGGAGCTGCTGAAAAGGGCCAGAGCTGCCTTCCAAGCTGGCCGTGCATTTGACGAGAGCTTCAGACAGGTCCAACTGGAAGCCCTAGTGCGCATGTTGGTGGAACACGAGTGTGACTTTGTGGATGCACTTGGGAGGGACCTCCATAAG CCGCGGTTTGAGACGGTAGTGTCTGAACTGATACTGGTGAAGAACGAGGCTCTTCATGCCATCAACAACCTCAAGAAGTGGATGGAGCCGCAACAGGTGGAGAGGAACCTG ACCACCACGTTGGATGAGTGCCTGGTGGTGTTTGAGCCACTGGGGGTGGTGCTGATTGTGGGGGCCTGGTGTAGCCCTGTTCAGCTCTGTCTGGTACCCCTGGTTGGGGCCATTGCCGCAG GGAACTGTGTGATCCTCAACCCCTCAGAATGTAGTTCTCACACATCGGAGCTGCTACACCATCTCATACCGTCATACCTGGACAAT GAGTGTTACCATGTGACCCTTGCAGGGGTGAATGACCTGACTGAAATAGTGGACCTCAAATTTGATCATGTCTTCTTCACAG GAAACCGTGGGGATGGGGGTAGAGTGGCACAGGCAGCAGCCCGCACCCTCACACCCGTCACCCTGGTCTTGAGCGGTGGTAAGAACCCCTGCTACGTGGACCAGCAGTGTGACATCACCACCACGGCACGACGCATCACCTGGGCACGCTTCCATAATGCTGGGCAGAGTATGGTAGCACCCGACTACGTCCTGTGCCATGCCGAGGTCAAAACACAGCTGCTCCAGGCCTTGCGCTGCTGCCTCCTGCAGTTCTATGGTTCAGACCCCCAGGAGTCAAGGAGCTTTGGCCGCATCGTGAACCTGGAGAACTTACACCGCACCACGGACCCGCTGCGGAGGTCTGGCAAGGTGGCTGTAGGAGGCCAAGTGAATGAAGCAGATAAATACATTG CACCAACCATTCTGTGCGATGTGATCGACTCGGACCCTATCATGCAGCAGGAGGTTTTCGGCCCCGTTCTGCCCATTCTGACCGTCAACAGCATAGATGAGGCAATCTCCTTCATCAGTCGTCGAGAGAAGCCTCTCTGTGTGTACGCTTACTCTAGCAACAGCAAG GTAATCTCAAGGCTAATGAGTGAGACCTCAAGTGGGAGCTTCTGCTCCAATGACAGTGTCCTGCAGAGCCTGATGGTGGTCCTGCCTTTTGGGGGAGTAG GTGCCAGTGGGATGGGTTCCTACCATGGGCGCTACAGCTTTGACACCTTCTCACACCGGAAATCATGCCTGCTCAGAAACACTTGCATCGAGTGTGTCACCTACCTGCGCTACCCACCATATGAGGAACGCAATCTGTCACTTATGACCTGGGCAAGTAGCCTTTCCCAGAAGAGCCAGGGCTGGTGCCAGATACTGTGA
- the aldh3b4 gene encoding aldehyde dehydrogenase family 3 member B1 isoform X1 — translation MSDDSSLGQVSLNFHASPSYTSKSILMIIASQTSNARTPTFWFKALRRNRLEEPCMKTRLLECMELLKRARAAFQAGRAFDESFRQVQLEALVRMLVEHECDFVDALGRDLHKPRFETVVSELILVKNEALHAINNLKKWMEPQQVERNLTTTLDECLVVFEPLGVVLIVGAWCSPVQLCLVPLVGAIAAGNCVILNPSECSSHTSELLHHLIPSYLDNECYHVTLAGVNDLTEIVDLKFDHVFFTGNRGDGGRVAQAAARTLTPVTLVLSGGKNPCYVDQQCDITTTARRITWARFHNAGQSMVAPDYVLCHAEVKTQLLQALRCCLLQFYGSDPQESRSFGRIVNLENLHRTTDPLRRSGKVAVGGQVNEADKYIAPTILCDVIDSDPIMQQEVFGPVLPILTVNSIDEAISFISRREKPLCVYAYSSNSKVISRLMSETSSGSFCSNDSVLQSLMVVLPFGGVGASGMGSYHGRYSFDTFSHRKSCLLRNTCIECVTYLRYPPYEERNLSLMTWASSLSQKSQGWCQIL, via the exons ATGTCAGACGACTCAAGTTTGGGTCAGGTGAGCCTGAATTTCCATGCGTCCCCTTCATACActtcaaaaagtattttaatgATCATTGCATCTCAAACCTCCAACGCGCGTACTCCAACGTTCTGGTTCAAAGCATTGCGGAG GAACAGGCTGGAGGAGCCCTGCATGAAGACCCGTCTTTTAGAGTGTATGGAGCTGCTGAAAAGGGCCAGAGCTGCCTTCCAAGCTGGCCGTGCATTTGACGAGAGCTTCAGACAGGTCCAACTGGAAGCCCTAGTGCGCATGTTGGTGGAACACGAGTGTGACTTTGTGGATGCACTTGGGAGGGACCTCCATAAG CCGCGGTTTGAGACGGTAGTGTCTGAACTGATACTGGTGAAGAACGAGGCTCTTCATGCCATCAACAACCTCAAGAAGTGGATGGAGCCGCAACAGGTGGAGAGGAACCTG ACCACCACGTTGGATGAGTGCCTGGTGGTGTTTGAGCCACTGGGGGTGGTGCTGATTGTGGGGGCCTGGTGTAGCCCTGTTCAGCTCTGTCTGGTACCCCTGGTTGGGGCCATTGCCGCAG GGAACTGTGTGATCCTCAACCCCTCAGAATGTAGTTCTCACACATCGGAGCTGCTACACCATCTCATACCGTCATACCTGGACAAT GAGTGTTACCATGTGACCCTTGCAGGGGTGAATGACCTGACTGAAATAGTGGACCTCAAATTTGATCATGTCTTCTTCACAG GAAACCGTGGGGATGGGGGTAGAGTGGCACAGGCAGCAGCCCGCACCCTCACACCCGTCACCCTGGTCTTGAGCGGTGGTAAGAACCCCTGCTACGTGGACCAGCAGTGTGACATCACCACCACGGCACGACGCATCACCTGGGCACGCTTCCATAATGCTGGGCAGAGTATGGTAGCACCCGACTACGTCCTGTGCCATGCCGAGGTCAAAACACAGCTGCTCCAGGCCTTGCGCTGCTGCCTCCTGCAGTTCTATGGTTCAGACCCCCAGGAGTCAAGGAGCTTTGGCCGCATCGTGAACCTGGAGAACTTACACCGCACCACGGACCCGCTGCGGAGGTCTGGCAAGGTGGCTGTAGGAGGCCAAGTGAATGAAGCAGATAAATACATTG CACCAACCATTCTGTGCGATGTGATCGACTCGGACCCTATCATGCAGCAGGAGGTTTTCGGCCCCGTTCTGCCCATTCTGACCGTCAACAGCATAGATGAGGCAATCTCCTTCATCAGTCGTCGAGAGAAGCCTCTCTGTGTGTACGCTTACTCTAGCAACAGCAAG GTAATCTCAAGGCTAATGAGTGAGACCTCAAGTGGGAGCTTCTGCTCCAATGACAGTGTCCTGCAGAGCCTGATGGTGGTCCTGCCTTTTGGGGGAGTAG GTGCCAGTGGGATGGGTTCCTACCATGGGCGCTACAGCTTTGACACCTTCTCACACCGGAAATCATGCCTGCTCAGAAACACTTGCATCGAGTGTGTCACCTACCTGCGCTACCCACCATATGAGGAACGCAATCTGTCACTTATGACCTGGGCAAGTAGCCTTTCCCAGAAGAGCCAGGGCTGGTGCCAGATACTGTGA
- the aldh3b4 gene encoding aldehyde dehydrogenase family 3 member B1 isoform X2 produces the protein MSDDSSLGQVSLNFHASPSYTSKSILMIIASQTSNARTPTFWFKALRRNRLEEPCMKTRLLECMELLKRARAAFQAGRAFDESFRQVQLEALVRMLVEHECDFVDALGRDLHKTVVSELILVKNEALHAINNLKKWMEPQQVERNLTTTLDECLVVFEPLGVVLIVGAWCSPVQLCLVPLVGAIAAGNCVILNPSECSSHTSELLHHLIPSYLDNECYHVTLAGVNDLTEIVDLKFDHVFFTGNRGDGGRVAQAAARTLTPVTLVLSGGKNPCYVDQQCDITTTARRITWARFHNAGQSMVAPDYVLCHAEVKTQLLQALRCCLLQFYGSDPQESRSFGRIVNLENLHRTTDPLRRSGKVAVGGQVNEADKYIAPTILCDVIDSDPIMQQEVFGPVLPILTVNSIDEAISFISRREKPLCVYAYSSNSKVISRLMSETSSGSFCSNDSVLQSLMVVLPFGGVGASGMGSYHGRYSFDTFSHRKSCLLRNTCIECVTYLRYPPYEERNLSLMTWASSLSQKSQGWCQIL, from the exons ATGTCAGACGACTCAAGTTTGGGTCAGGTGAGCCTGAATTTCCATGCGTCCCCTTCATACActtcaaaaagtattttaatgATCATTGCATCTCAAACCTCCAACGCGCGTACTCCAACGTTCTGGTTCAAAGCATTGCGGAG GAACAGGCTGGAGGAGCCCTGCATGAAGACCCGTCTTTTAGAGTGTATGGAGCTGCTGAAAAGGGCCAGAGCTGCCTTCCAAGCTGGCCGTGCATTTGACGAGAGCTTCAGACAGGTCCAACTGGAAGCCCTAGTGCGCATGTTGGTGGAACACGAGTGTGACTTTGTGGATGCACTTGGGAGGGACCTCCATAAG ACGGTAGTGTCTGAACTGATACTGGTGAAGAACGAGGCTCTTCATGCCATCAACAACCTCAAGAAGTGGATGGAGCCGCAACAGGTGGAGAGGAACCTG ACCACCACGTTGGATGAGTGCCTGGTGGTGTTTGAGCCACTGGGGGTGGTGCTGATTGTGGGGGCCTGGTGTAGCCCTGTTCAGCTCTGTCTGGTACCCCTGGTTGGGGCCATTGCCGCAG GGAACTGTGTGATCCTCAACCCCTCAGAATGTAGTTCTCACACATCGGAGCTGCTACACCATCTCATACCGTCATACCTGGACAAT GAGTGTTACCATGTGACCCTTGCAGGGGTGAATGACCTGACTGAAATAGTGGACCTCAAATTTGATCATGTCTTCTTCACAG GAAACCGTGGGGATGGGGGTAGAGTGGCACAGGCAGCAGCCCGCACCCTCACACCCGTCACCCTGGTCTTGAGCGGTGGTAAGAACCCCTGCTACGTGGACCAGCAGTGTGACATCACCACCACGGCACGACGCATCACCTGGGCACGCTTCCATAATGCTGGGCAGAGTATGGTAGCACCCGACTACGTCCTGTGCCATGCCGAGGTCAAAACACAGCTGCTCCAGGCCTTGCGCTGCTGCCTCCTGCAGTTCTATGGTTCAGACCCCCAGGAGTCAAGGAGCTTTGGCCGCATCGTGAACCTGGAGAACTTACACCGCACCACGGACCCGCTGCGGAGGTCTGGCAAGGTGGCTGTAGGAGGCCAAGTGAATGAAGCAGATAAATACATTG CACCAACCATTCTGTGCGATGTGATCGACTCGGACCCTATCATGCAGCAGGAGGTTTTCGGCCCCGTTCTGCCCATTCTGACCGTCAACAGCATAGATGAGGCAATCTCCTTCATCAGTCGTCGAGAGAAGCCTCTCTGTGTGTACGCTTACTCTAGCAACAGCAAG GTAATCTCAAGGCTAATGAGTGAGACCTCAAGTGGGAGCTTCTGCTCCAATGACAGTGTCCTGCAGAGCCTGATGGTGGTCCTGCCTTTTGGGGGAGTAG GTGCCAGTGGGATGGGTTCCTACCATGGGCGCTACAGCTTTGACACCTTCTCACACCGGAAATCATGCCTGCTCAGAAACACTTGCATCGAGTGTGTCACCTACCTGCGCTACCCACCATATGAGGAACGCAATCTGTCACTTATGACCTGGGCAAGTAGCCTTTCCCAGAAGAGCCAGGGCTGGTGCCAGATACTGTGA
- the aldh3b4 gene encoding aldehyde dehydrogenase family 3 member B1 isoform X3, giving the protein MSDDSSLGQEYTGFCLTCFRNRLEEPCMKTRLLECMELLKRARAAFQAGRAFDESFRQVQLEALVRMLVEHECDFVDALGRDLHKPRFETVVSELILVKNEALHAINNLKKWMEPQQVERNLTTTLDECLVVFEPLGVVLIVGAWCSPVQLCLVPLVGAIAAGNCVILNPSECSSHTSELLHHLIPSYLDNECYHVTLAGVNDLTEIVDLKFDHVFFTGNRGDGGRVAQAAARTLTPVTLVLSGGKNPCYVDQQCDITTTARRITWARFHNAGQSMVAPDYVLCHAEVKTQLLQALRCCLLQFYGSDPQESRSFGRIVNLENLHRTTDPLRRSGKVAVGGQVNEADKYIAPTILCDVIDSDPIMQQEVFGPVLPILTVNSIDEAISFISRREKPLCVYAYSSNSKVISRLMSETSSGSFCSNDSVLQSLMVVLPFGGVGASGMGSYHGRYSFDTFSHRKSCLLRNTCIECVTYLRYPPYEERNLSLMTWASSLSQKSQGWCQIL; this is encoded by the exons ATGTCAGACGACTCAAGTTTGGGTCAG GAATACACTGGCTTTTGTCTGACGTGTTTCAGGAACAGGCTGGAGGAGCCCTGCATGAAGACCCGTCTTTTAGAGTGTATGGAGCTGCTGAAAAGGGCCAGAGCTGCCTTCCAAGCTGGCCGTGCATTTGACGAGAGCTTCAGACAGGTCCAACTGGAAGCCCTAGTGCGCATGTTGGTGGAACACGAGTGTGACTTTGTGGATGCACTTGGGAGGGACCTCCATAAG CCGCGGTTTGAGACGGTAGTGTCTGAACTGATACTGGTGAAGAACGAGGCTCTTCATGCCATCAACAACCTCAAGAAGTGGATGGAGCCGCAACAGGTGGAGAGGAACCTG ACCACCACGTTGGATGAGTGCCTGGTGGTGTTTGAGCCACTGGGGGTGGTGCTGATTGTGGGGGCCTGGTGTAGCCCTGTTCAGCTCTGTCTGGTACCCCTGGTTGGGGCCATTGCCGCAG GGAACTGTGTGATCCTCAACCCCTCAGAATGTAGTTCTCACACATCGGAGCTGCTACACCATCTCATACCGTCATACCTGGACAAT GAGTGTTACCATGTGACCCTTGCAGGGGTGAATGACCTGACTGAAATAGTGGACCTCAAATTTGATCATGTCTTCTTCACAG GAAACCGTGGGGATGGGGGTAGAGTGGCACAGGCAGCAGCCCGCACCCTCACACCCGTCACCCTGGTCTTGAGCGGTGGTAAGAACCCCTGCTACGTGGACCAGCAGTGTGACATCACCACCACGGCACGACGCATCACCTGGGCACGCTTCCATAATGCTGGGCAGAGTATGGTAGCACCCGACTACGTCCTGTGCCATGCCGAGGTCAAAACACAGCTGCTCCAGGCCTTGCGCTGCTGCCTCCTGCAGTTCTATGGTTCAGACCCCCAGGAGTCAAGGAGCTTTGGCCGCATCGTGAACCTGGAGAACTTACACCGCACCACGGACCCGCTGCGGAGGTCTGGCAAGGTGGCTGTAGGAGGCCAAGTGAATGAAGCAGATAAATACATTG CACCAACCATTCTGTGCGATGTGATCGACTCGGACCCTATCATGCAGCAGGAGGTTTTCGGCCCCGTTCTGCCCATTCTGACCGTCAACAGCATAGATGAGGCAATCTCCTTCATCAGTCGTCGAGAGAAGCCTCTCTGTGTGTACGCTTACTCTAGCAACAGCAAG GTAATCTCAAGGCTAATGAGTGAGACCTCAAGTGGGAGCTTCTGCTCCAATGACAGTGTCCTGCAGAGCCTGATGGTGGTCCTGCCTTTTGGGGGAGTAG GTGCCAGTGGGATGGGTTCCTACCATGGGCGCTACAGCTTTGACACCTTCTCACACCGGAAATCATGCCTGCTCAGAAACACTTGCATCGAGTGTGTCACCTACCTGCGCTACCCACCATATGAGGAACGCAATCTGTCACTTATGACCTGGGCAAGTAGCCTTTCCCAGAAGAGCCAGGGCTGGTGCCAGATACTGTGA